The following proteins are co-located in the Microvirga ossetica genome:
- a CDS encoding carbohydrate kinase family protein encodes MAASRVICIGGAAVDRKYRALSSLRSATSNPVASERSFGGVARNVAENMARLGAQVSLVSILGDDENGREMLEDLKRLGIDTRHMASSERHSTAEYVAVLQPDGELAMGLADMAIFDEFGPALLQRIESDFGSGWIFADCNLPVGTMHYLVDLSRRKALTPAIDAVSTPKVMRLAADLSGIGLLFLNLDEARTFLDRPDASPEAAAAALIERGAERIVLTLGDKGLVAADGAGIRRIGSLSAQIVDATGAGDALIAATLVGLMGGHDLHEAARLGTAAAALTVESGASVRPDLSPALLETTLSLRAAG; translated from the coding sequence TTGGCGGCAAGCAGGGTGATCTGCATCGGCGGAGCGGCCGTAGACCGCAAGTACCGTGCCCTGTCGTCGCTCCGGTCGGCAACCTCGAATCCGGTTGCATCGGAACGCTCGTTCGGCGGCGTCGCCCGCAATGTCGCGGAGAACATGGCTCGCCTCGGAGCGCAGGTTTCCCTCGTCTCGATCCTCGGCGATGACGAGAACGGCCGCGAGATGCTCGAGGACCTGAAGCGCCTCGGCATCGACACACGGCACATGGCGAGTTCCGAGAGGCACAGCACCGCCGAATACGTGGCGGTGCTGCAGCCCGACGGCGAGCTGGCCATGGGGCTCGCCGACATGGCGATCTTCGACGAATTCGGCCCTGCCCTGCTGCAACGGATCGAATCCGACTTCGGATCGGGCTGGATCTTCGCCGACTGCAACCTGCCGGTAGGAACCATGCACTATCTCGTCGACCTGTCCCGCCGGAAGGCCCTGACGCCCGCCATCGACGCGGTCTCGACGCCGAAGGTCATGCGCCTCGCGGCGGATCTCAGCGGCATCGGCCTGCTCTTTCTCAATCTCGACGAGGCCCGCACCTTTCTCGACCGGCCCGACGCCTCGCCCGAAGCGGCCGCCGCGGCGCTCATCGAGCGAGGAGCGGAGCGGATCGTCCTGACGCTGGGAGACAAGGGCCTCGTCGCGGCGGATGGCGCCGGGATCCGGCGGATCGGCTCGCTCAGCGCGCAGATCGTCGACGCCACTGGAGCCGGCGACGCGCTGATCGCCGCGACGCTCGTCGGCCTCATGGGCGGACACGATCTGCACGAGGCAGCCCGTCTCGGCACGGCTGCAGCGGCGCTGACGGTGGAGAGCGGCGCGAGCGTTCGGCCGGATCTCTCCCCTGCCTTGCTGGAAACCACATTGTCGCTTAGAGCGGCTGGTTGA
- a CDS encoding calcium-binding protein, translated as MAQKFRAAATDGDDIVQIRATELAGAVLDGGIGNDILQLVGEGSFYFTPAAGEATEAEAAASFGNFETILGSDGLDRIFLSSTQLDGLRLIDGGADATNYLFLTGSTIDISSVAIANIDEILLYSDNAVIVADDLEVARLITAHTTKNDTLRLAGTTLSDADLGMLHRQGFDRIEYGNGQVSTDRAPTIVGIAAELREIRSGQIVALDPRGAIDIVGDFGWVREIQIESASPTTSGTFELAQTARVTVSGTLSPLFVDGVSIGFVRPTGAGLAITLDATATPDIVKAILQAITYKPTGSTSVSGIEYVTLTAIDNGGRAASGSIGFYRLADSSGGSTDDVLIGGSGRDTLQGGDGNDRLYGKGGKDVLVGGTGKDIFVFGTKPNKKTNVDTISDFALKQDCIWLDNKVFTKLGKGTESKPGKLSKSYFALDKAKDKNDIIIYNKKKGILAYDSDGSGSKAAVEFTQVKKGLALSYKDFFIV; from the coding sequence ATGGCGCAGAAGTTCAGAGCCGCAGCGACGGATGGCGACGACATCGTCCAGATCAGGGCGACCGAACTCGCCGGCGCCGTTCTCGATGGCGGCATCGGAAACGACATTCTGCAGCTCGTGGGTGAAGGCAGCTTCTATTTCACGCCCGCAGCAGGCGAAGCCACTGAAGCCGAGGCGGCGGCAAGCTTCGGCAATTTCGAGACCATCCTCGGATCGGACGGCCTCGACCGCATTTTCCTTTCCAGCACCCAGCTCGACGGATTGCGGCTGATCGACGGCGGAGCGGACGCAACGAACTACCTGTTCCTGACCGGCAGCACCATCGACATCAGCAGCGTCGCGATCGCGAATATCGACGAGATCCTGCTCTATTCCGACAACGCCGTCATTGTCGCCGACGACCTCGAGGTCGCCCGCCTGATCACGGCTCACACGACGAAGAACGACACCCTGCGGCTGGCCGGCACGACCCTGTCGGACGCGGATCTGGGCATGCTCCACCGGCAAGGCTTCGACCGCATCGAGTACGGCAACGGCCAGGTCAGCACCGACCGGGCGCCGACCATCGTCGGCATCGCCGCCGAGCTGCGCGAGATCCGCAGCGGGCAGATCGTAGCGCTTGATCCCCGCGGAGCCATCGACATCGTCGGCGATTTCGGCTGGGTGCGCGAGATCCAGATCGAGAGCGCAAGCCCCACGACCTCCGGCACTTTTGAGCTTGCTCAAACGGCCCGGGTCACCGTGTCCGGCACCCTGTCCCCTCTCTTCGTCGACGGCGTAAGCATCGGGTTCGTGCGGCCCACTGGCGCAGGATTAGCGATCACACTTGATGCGACGGCGACGCCGGACATCGTCAAGGCCATCCTGCAGGCCATCACCTACAAGCCCACTGGCAGCACGTCCGTAAGCGGAATCGAGTACGTCACGCTCACGGCGATCGACAATGGCGGGCGCGCGGCAAGCGGAAGCATCGGCTTCTATCGCCTTGCTGATTCCAGCGGCGGGAGCACGGACGACGTGCTGATCGGCGGCTCGGGCCGGGATACGCTTCAGGGCGGCGATGGGAACGACAGGCTCTACGGCAAAGGCGGCAAGGACGTGCTCGTCGGCGGCACCGGCAAGGACATCTTCGTCTTCGGCACCAAGCCGAACAAGAAGACGAACGTCGACACGATCTCCGACTTCGCCCTCAAGCAGGATTGCATCTGGCTCGACAACAAGGTGTTCACCAAGCTCGGCAAGGGAACGGAGAGCAAGCCCGGCAAACTCAGCAAGTCGTACTTCGCCTTGGACAAAGCCAAGGACAAGAACGACATCATCATCTACAACAAGAAGAAGGGTATCCTCGCCTACGATTCCGACGGCTCCGGGTCCAAGGCGGCGGTGGAATTCACACAGGTGAAGAAGGGCCTCGCCCTATCCTACAAGGACTTCTTCATCGTCTGA
- a CDS encoding DUF6455 family protein translates to MNLGNTVRQWQMRWAQVRELEALGREQREALARDIGIPPEMLPALVARGPDAAAELPRLMQALSLDADEIRKIHAALMRDMSLTCSGCTAAVRCRDDLDAGRSTARFGVYCPNAETLTDLSGEVRAVRP, encoded by the coding sequence ATGAATCTGGGAAACACGGTCAGGCAGTGGCAGATGCGCTGGGCGCAGGTCCGCGAGCTGGAGGCTCTGGGTCGGGAGCAGCGCGAGGCGCTTGCCCGGGATATCGGCATTCCGCCGGAGATGCTGCCCGCTCTCGTGGCCCGCGGCCCCGATGCCGCCGCCGAACTTCCGCGCCTCATGCAGGCTTTGTCCCTCGATGCCGACGAGATCCGGAAGATCCACGCGGCGCTGATGCGCGACATGAGCCTCACCTGCTCGGGATGCACCGCCGCCGTCCGCTGCCGGGACGATCTCGACGCGGGCCGCTCCACGGCTCGTTTCGGCGTGTACTGCCCGAATGCCGAGACGCTGACGGACCTGAGCGGCGAGGTGAGGGCGGTTCGGCCATAG
- a CDS encoding DUF2778 domain-containing protein — MLHKSFPAGRRAPRRHRRSFFLTAALVAISMSPAAYFADFRRPADAPPAESVAPPAGAPERVKTAAPFDMALVDPKPALNPDALALSRNAPLHSGFRRQLPERDAGTELPAVAAQEPPQPAPEIEVAEATPPEPVPVPLPVPRPAELRTPKSPSLRQQMASASAAPATPRAAAPASAPQDNRSFMEKLFGVRPASSPANALSYASVDDATGSIAPSARFSPVPEIGGGGTAVYDIVAQVVTLPNGERLEAHSGLGDMMDNPRHVNVRMRGATPPGTYVVTEREALFHGVRALRLTPVGGSAAIYGRNGILAHTYMLGPRGDSNGCVSFRNYDRFLQAYLRGEVKRLVVTAGRGQDLLPRVANNRPASIRRSARAI, encoded by the coding sequence ATGTTGCACAAGTCATTTCCCGCGGGCCGCCGCGCCCCGCGCCGCCACCGGCGCAGCTTTTTTCTCACCGCCGCCCTCGTCGCCATCTCGATGAGCCCCGCGGCATACTTTGCCGATTTCCGGCGCCCCGCCGATGCACCGCCCGCGGAGAGCGTCGCCCCGCCGGCTGGCGCGCCCGAACGCGTCAAGACCGCAGCGCCCTTCGACATGGCGCTGGTCGACCCGAAGCCGGCGCTCAACCCCGATGCGCTCGCCCTCTCCCGCAACGCACCGCTGCATTCCGGTTTCCGCAGACAGCTCCCCGAGCGCGACGCCGGCACGGAATTGCCGGCCGTCGCAGCACAGGAGCCGCCGCAACCGGCACCCGAAATCGAGGTCGCGGAAGCAACACCGCCGGAGCCCGTTCCCGTTCCTCTGCCGGTGCCGCGCCCAGCGGAGCTGCGGACGCCGAAATCGCCCTCCCTCCGGCAGCAGATGGCCAGCGCATCGGCTGCACCGGCGACGCCCCGCGCTGCGGCTCCGGCGAGCGCACCGCAGGACAACCGCTCCTTCATGGAAAAGCTGTTCGGCGTCCGCCCCGCCTCCTCGCCCGCGAATGCGCTCAGCTACGCATCGGTCGACGACGCCACCGGCAGCATCGCGCCGAGCGCGCGCTTCAGCCCCGTTCCCGAGATCGGCGGCGGCGGCACAGCCGTCTACGACATCGTCGCGCAGGTGGTGACCTTGCCCAACGGCGAGAGGCTGGAAGCGCATTCCGGCCTCGGCGACATGATGGACAACCCGCGCCACGTGAATGTGCGCATGAGGGGCGCAACGCCGCCCGGCACCTACGTCGTCACCGAACGCGAGGCGCTGTTCCATGGCGTGCGCGCCCTGCGCCTGACCCCGGTGGGCGGCAGCGCCGCCATCTATGGCCGCAACGGCATTCTCGCGCACACCTACATGCTCGGTCCGCGCGGGGATTCGAACGGCTGCGTGTCCTTCAGGAACTACGACCGCTTCCTTCAGGCCTATCTGAGAGGCGAGGTGAAACGCCTCGTCGTCACCGCCGGCCGCGGCCAGGATCTCCTGCCCCGCGTGGCCAATAACCGCCCCGCATCGATCAGGCGATCCGCCCGCGCGATCTGA
- a CDS encoding class I SAM-dependent methyltransferase, with amino-acid sequence MGFYARHIGPRFVSCLCSMEAIAAERERVVPQASGVVLEIGIGPGLNLSFYDPARVTRVIGVDPIAEFLELGRERRRSSPVPVEIVQAPAEALPLADASIDTAVITYTLCSVEDPVLALREVRRVLKPRGRVLFLEHGLSSDAGVALWQRRLNPIWRRLAVGCNLTRPVGKLLEEAGFTICRIEHYYLDNAPRAVGYLCQGVAEAPDSMVMMPARVLSA; translated from the coding sequence ATGGGTTTCTATGCGCGTCACATCGGCCCGCGTTTCGTCAGCTGCCTGTGCTCGATGGAAGCGATCGCGGCCGAGCGGGAGCGGGTGGTCCCGCAGGCCTCCGGCGTGGTGCTGGAAATCGGGATCGGACCGGGTCTAAACCTGTCGTTCTACGATCCCGCACGGGTCACGCGGGTGATCGGCGTCGATCCCATCGCCGAGTTTCTCGAGCTGGGCCGTGAGCGCCGACGCAGCTCTCCGGTTCCGGTAGAGATCGTGCAGGCGCCTGCGGAGGCGCTGCCGTTGGCCGACGCCTCCATCGATACGGCGGTGATCACCTATACCCTATGCTCGGTGGAGGATCCGGTGCTGGCCCTGCGCGAGGTGCGGCGCGTGCTGAAGCCGCGCGGGCGGGTGCTGTTCCTGGAGCATGGCCTGTCGAGCGATGCGGGCGTGGCGCTCTGGCAGCGCCGGCTCAACCCGATCTGGCGCCGGCTCGCGGTCGGCTGCAACCTGACCCGCCCGGTCGGCAAGCTCCTCGAAGAGGCGGGCTTCACCATCTGCCGCATCGAGCATTACTACCTCGACAATGCGCCGCGGGCGGTCGGCTATCTCTGCCAGGGCGTCGCGGAGGCGCCCGACAGCATGGTCATGATGCCTGCGAGAGTTTTGAGCGCTTAA
- a CDS encoding DUF1127 domain-containing protein has protein sequence MFTSMILAKLASWRRYRQTVRELEGLNDRELADLGFGRRDIRAVARQASF, from the coding sequence ATGTTCACATCCATGATCCTCGCCAAGCTCGCCAGCTGGCGCCGCTACCGCCAGACCGTGCGCGAGCTCGAAGGGCTCAACGACCGCGAGCTCGCTGACCTCGGCTTCGGCCGCCGCGACATCCGCGCCGTCGCCCGTCAGGCATCCTTCTGA
- a CDS encoding class I SAM-dependent methyltransferase has translation MTGTRDTLLKRIWRGQDPFLNYPALLYRQDRQGWGSSHPYLTEAIEALRPSVVVEVGVWKGGSTISLASTMKAMNLDAVVIAVDTWLGAWDHWNNDEWFAHLNFIHGYPALYHTFASNIVGEGLQGHVLPLPLDSVNAAYVLRNYDVQADVIHIDGGHDYGAVMSDLREWWPMLKPGGVLIGDDYPHWPGVKKAFDDFFTEQGRFPFEFEEPKCRIFK, from the coding sequence ATGACCGGAACCCGCGACACCCTGCTGAAGCGGATCTGGCGAGGCCAGGATCCCTTCCTGAACTACCCCGCACTGCTCTACCGGCAGGACCGTCAGGGCTGGGGCTCGAGTCATCCCTATCTGACGGAGGCGATCGAGGCGCTTCGCCCGTCGGTGGTCGTCGAGGTCGGCGTCTGGAAGGGCGGCTCCACCATCTCCCTCGCCTCGACGATGAAGGCGATGAACCTGGACGCCGTCGTGATCGCCGTTGATACTTGGCTCGGGGCGTGGGACCACTGGAACAACGACGAGTGGTTCGCGCACCTGAATTTCATTCACGGCTATCCCGCCCTCTACCACACCTTCGCCTCCAACATCGTCGGTGAAGGGCTGCAGGGTCACGTCCTGCCGCTGCCGCTCGACTCGGTGAATGCGGCGTATGTCCTGCGCAACTACGACGTCCAGGCCGATGTGATCCACATCGACGGCGGCCACGATTACGGGGCGGTCATGTCGGATCTGCGCGAATGGTGGCCGATGCTCAAGCCCGGCGGGGTGCTCATCGGAGACGATTACCCGCACTGGCCCGGCGTGAAGAAGGCGTTCGACGACTTCTTCACGGAACAGGGCCGGTTCCCCTTCGAGTTCGAGGAGCCGAAATGTAGGATCTTCAAGTAG
- a CDS encoding cupin domain-containing protein, giving the protein MQSFVLRAAGCGSALLLFLAPALAQQQHQHAFVNAGDVAWKDGPPSLPKGSQMALLYGDPAKDGIFVMRLKFPANYKIPAHTHPADEVVTVISGSFNIGTGAAFDPAKTQAIAAGGVVAMPPGMQHYVQIGQETVVQLSTRGPWNISYVNPAEDPRKSQ; this is encoded by the coding sequence ATGCAGTCGTTCGTGCTTCGGGCCGCAGGCTGCGGCTCCGCTCTCCTGTTATTCCTCGCGCCGGCGCTCGCTCAGCAGCAGCACCAGCATGCCTTCGTCAATGCGGGTGACGTCGCCTGGAAGGACGGGCCTCCCTCGCTGCCGAAGGGTTCGCAGATGGCGCTCCTCTACGGCGATCCCGCGAAGGACGGCATCTTCGTGATGCGGCTGAAATTCCCGGCCAATTACAAGATCCCGGCGCACACCCATCCGGCCGATGAGGTCGTCACCGTGATCAGCGGTTCGTTCAACATCGGCACGGGCGCAGCGTTCGATCCGGCGAAGACGCAGGCCATCGCCGCGGGTGGCGTCGTCGCCATGCCGCCGGGCATGCAGCATTACGTGCAGATCGGCCAGGAAACGGTCGTGCAGCTGAGCACACGCGGACCGTGGAACATCTCCTACGTGAATCCGGCGGAGGATCCGCGCAAGTCGCAATAG
- a CDS encoding zinc-binding alcohol dehydrogenase family protein has protein sequence MKALRCDEPGKLSIVEREPPRIGPGEVLVRIRRVGICGTDYHIFHGNQPYLEYPRVIGHELSGEIAEAPKGSAFKSGDIVCIEPYLYCGTCRACRQGKTNCCRNLQVLGVHRDGGACEYITVPERNVVPAAGLGLDEAAMVEFLAIGAHGIRRSGAQPASRVAVVGAGPIGIAAAIFAKARGAEVSVLDMNARRLAFCSDVIGVDHVLEVSPDIDARLKAATDGDFFDIVVDATGSPRAMMQGFSYVGHGGTYVLLSIVRGDITFNDPEFHKRETSLLGSRNATRQDFETVLDAMRAGKVPTAALASHRGGLDEAPSLIPTWSMPEAGVIKALVEI, from the coding sequence ATGAAAGCGCTGCGATGCGACGAACCGGGCAAGCTGAGCATCGTCGAGCGCGAGCCGCCGCGCATCGGGCCGGGCGAGGTGCTGGTGCGCATCCGGCGGGTCGGCATCTGCGGCACCGACTATCACATCTTCCACGGCAACCAGCCCTATCTCGAATATCCGCGCGTGATCGGCCACGAGCTGTCGGGCGAGATCGCGGAGGCGCCGAAGGGCAGCGCGTTCAAGTCGGGCGACATCGTCTGCATCGAGCCGTATCTCTATTGCGGCACCTGCCGCGCCTGCCGGCAGGGCAAGACGAATTGCTGCCGGAACCTGCAGGTGCTCGGCGTGCATCGCGACGGCGGCGCCTGCGAATACATCACGGTGCCGGAACGCAACGTGGTGCCGGCAGCGGGCCTCGGCCTCGACGAGGCGGCGATGGTCGAGTTCCTCGCCATCGGCGCGCATGGCATTCGGCGCTCGGGCGCTCAACCTGCGAGCCGCGTCGCCGTGGTGGGCGCCGGGCCGATCGGGATCGCTGCCGCGATCTTCGCCAAGGCCCGCGGCGCGGAAGTGTCCGTGCTCGACATGAACGCCCGTCGCCTCGCCTTCTGCAGCGACGTGATCGGCGTCGATCATGTGTTGGAAGTGTCGCCCGACATCGACGCCCGGCTCAAGGCGGCGACCGACGGCGATTTCTTCGACATCGTCGTCGACGCCACCGGGAGCCCCAGGGCGATGATGCAGGGCTTCTCGTACGTCGGACACGGCGGCACCTACGTGCTCCTGTCCATCGTGCGCGGCGACATCACGTTCAACGATCCGGAATTCCACAAGCGCGAGACGTCGCTGCTCGGCAGCCGCAACGCCACGCGGCAGGATTTCGAGACGGTCCTAGACGCCATGCGCGCCGGCAAGGTGCCGACCGCGGCGCTGGCGAGCCACCGAGGCGGCCTCGACGAGGCGCCCAGCCTCATCCCGACCTGGTCGATGCCTGAGGCCGGCGTCATCAAGGCGCTGGTGGAGATCTAG
- a CDS encoding LysR substrate-binding domain-containing protein encodes MRNLNRFHLNGLRALEAAGRLGNLRAAAEELGVTIGAVSQQILKAEEQFGRPLFERHPKGLRPTAFGQEVLRYLSAGFAEIAAGLALAERRREGVLTVSVAPVFASKWLVWRLQRFRERHPELRIRIDADVSLVDPGSSDVDVCIRVGRGGWPNVKAEKLLDQLVFPVCSPALAERLHHPRDLGSVPIVREPTPMFGWDAWLGPNGLDESILGDGPVFSDASLCLDAAVAGQGVFLGWETLAGDAIAMGRLAAPFPDRYETGISYWFVTARSAPATRAVGAFRDWLTAELAMGR; translated from the coding sequence ATGCGAAACCTCAACCGCTTCCACCTGAACGGCCTGCGCGCCCTCGAGGCGGCTGGGCGCCTCGGCAACCTGCGCGCCGCCGCCGAGGAGCTCGGCGTCACCATCGGCGCCGTGAGCCAGCAGATCCTCAAGGCCGAGGAGCAGTTCGGCCGGCCCCTGTTCGAGCGCCATCCGAAGGGCTTGCGGCCGACCGCCTTCGGGCAGGAGGTACTGCGCTATCTCAGCGCCGGCTTTGCCGAGATCGCGGCCGGGCTGGCGCTCGCCGAACGGCGGCGCGAAGGCGTGCTCACGGTCTCCGTCGCGCCGGTCTTCGCCAGCAAGTGGCTGGTCTGGCGCCTGCAGCGCTTCCGCGAGCGGCACCCGGAGCTGCGCATCCGGATCGACGCGGACGTGTCCCTCGTCGATCCGGGCAGCTCGGACGTGGACGTGTGCATCCGGGTCGGGCGCGGCGGCTGGCCGAACGTCAAGGCGGAGAAGCTGCTCGACCAGCTCGTCTTTCCCGTGTGCAGCCCTGCCCTCGCCGAGCGCCTGCACCATCCACGCGACCTTGGCAGCGTGCCGATCGTCCGCGAGCCGACGCCGATGTTCGGCTGGGACGCGTGGCTCGGCCCGAACGGCCTCGACGAGTCGATCCTCGGCGACGGCCCGGTTTTCTCGGATGCCTCCCTGTGCCTCGATGCGGCGGTGGCCGGCCAGGGCGTGTTTCTCGGTTGGGAGACATTGGCCGGCGACGCCATCGCCATGGGCCGTCTCGCGGCGCCCTTCCCCGACCGCTACGAGACCGGCATCTCCTACTGGTTCGTGACCGCCCGCTCCGCTCCGGCGACGCGGGCCGTCGGCGCCTTCCGCGACTGGCTCACCGCCGAGCTCGCGATGGGACGGTGA
- a CDS encoding MarC family protein, giving the protein MLLDYISAALVTLLVTLDPVALAPIFVSLTRGMNAAERRRVSMRACLIAFGILAFFGLGGEVLLRLLGVGIPAFRISGGLLLFWIAFEMVFERRNERKQHTADIAITEDHIRNVAAFPLAIPLMAGPGAITAVILLAGRAGGNLAYLSSLLILIALGIVSCFAVFSAAERVARWLGVTGNVVLTRLLGVILAGLAVQFIIDGVLALNRMPAV; this is encoded by the coding sequence ATGCTCCTCGACTATATCTCCGCGGCCCTCGTCACCCTGCTCGTCACCCTCGACCCGGTGGCGCTGGCGCCGATCTTCGTGTCGCTCACCCGGGGCATGAACGCCGCGGAGCGCCGCAGGGTTTCGATGCGGGCCTGCCTGATCGCCTTCGGCATCCTGGCCTTCTTCGGCCTCGGCGGCGAGGTGCTGCTGCGGCTCCTCGGCGTCGGCATCCCAGCCTTCCGCATCTCGGGCGGGCTGCTGCTGTTCTGGATCGCCTTCGAGATGGTGTTCGAGCGCCGCAACGAGCGCAAGCAGCACACCGCCGACATCGCGATCACCGAGGATCACATCCGCAACGTCGCCGCCTTTCCCCTCGCCATCCCCCTCATGGCCGGCCCCGGCGCCATCACCGCCGTGATCCTGCTGGCGGGCCGGGCGGGTGGCAACCTCGCCTATCTCTCCTCCCTGCTCATCCTAATCGCCCTCGGCATCGTGAGCTGCTTCGCCGTCTTCTCCGCCGCCGAGCGCGTCGCCCGCTGGCTCGGCGTCACCGGCAACGTGGTGCTGACCCGCCTCCTCGGCGTCATCCTGGCAGGGCTGGCGGTGCAGTTCATCATCGACGGCGTGCTCGCCCTCAACCGCATGCCGGCTGTTTAG